One Microbacterium keratanolyticum DNA window includes the following coding sequences:
- the ligA gene encoding NAD-dependent DNA ligase LigA, which translates to MPDYISLEDARVEADELTTRILEAKDAYYGRDTSVVDDATYDGWMHRLEELERLHPELQGQDSPTQMVGAAQATGLDTIEHAERMLSLDNVFSLDELRDWAAKTRAAAGRDVAWLTELKIDGLAINLRYENGVLTSAATRGDGRVGEIVTENALRLPEIPQRLAGTGHPEIVEVRGEVFIPVAAFERLNAAQADFRERAYADALIRWEARTGSKQPFDEEKARAAAARRFPSFANPRNAASGGLRQQLDKKDGLELEAGLLRVASLALYVHGIGAWPNPPVAAQSEVYDLLVEWGLPASPHTKVCHTIDEVADFVAYFGEHRHDIEHELDGIVVKVDELALHYELGMTSRAPRWAIAYKYPPEEVQTTLLDIVVSVGRTGRATPFAVMAPAHVAGSVVRQATLHNKDVVKAKGVLIGDTVVLRKAGDVIPEVLGPVVEKRDGTEREFVMPTECPECGATLRPMKEGDIDLRCPNARSCPAQVRGRVEHIGSRGALDVEALGEVTAAALTQPTSPAVPPLETEAGLFGLTLEQLVPIELFVRDAETGLPKQDEDGIVKTRAPFRRNPTSAEKKSGLEGPQPSSQAITLLAELEKAKTKELWRLLVSLNIRHVGPVAARALAQWFGSLDAIRAASRDELAAVEGVGGIIADSLLDWFEVDWHQEIIQKWADAGVQWATPGHPGPGAATAEGGVLDGLTVVATGSLDGYTREGAQEAIIKAGGKAASSVSKKTDFVAAGPGAGSKLAKAEELGVRILDAAQFHVLVTEGPDALDA; encoded by the coding sequence GTGCCGGACTACATCTCACTGGAAGACGCCCGTGTCGAGGCCGACGAGCTGACCACTCGCATCCTCGAGGCGAAGGACGCGTACTACGGGCGCGATACGTCCGTCGTCGACGACGCCACCTATGACGGATGGATGCACCGGCTCGAAGAGCTGGAGCGTCTCCACCCCGAGCTTCAGGGACAGGACTCACCCACGCAGATGGTGGGCGCGGCACAGGCCACGGGACTCGACACGATCGAGCATGCCGAGCGGATGCTGAGCCTCGACAACGTCTTCTCGCTCGACGAGCTGCGTGACTGGGCCGCCAAGACGCGGGCCGCGGCGGGGCGCGATGTCGCCTGGCTGACCGAGCTGAAGATCGACGGCCTCGCCATCAACCTCCGCTACGAGAACGGTGTGCTGACCTCCGCGGCGACCCGCGGCGACGGGCGTGTGGGCGAGATCGTCACCGAGAACGCCTTGCGTCTGCCTGAGATCCCGCAGCGACTTGCTGGCACAGGACACCCCGAGATCGTCGAGGTGCGCGGCGAGGTGTTCATCCCTGTCGCCGCCTTCGAGCGGCTCAATGCAGCGCAGGCCGATTTCCGTGAGCGCGCCTACGCCGACGCCCTGATCCGCTGGGAGGCGCGCACAGGCAGCAAGCAGCCCTTCGACGAAGAGAAGGCACGTGCAGCAGCCGCGAGGCGTTTCCCCTCGTTCGCGAACCCGCGAAACGCGGCGAGTGGCGGACTCCGACAGCAACTCGACAAGAAAGACGGCCTCGAGCTCGAAGCGGGTCTGCTGCGCGTCGCCTCTCTCGCGCTCTATGTGCACGGCATCGGCGCGTGGCCGAATCCTCCGGTCGCCGCGCAGAGTGAGGTCTATGACCTTCTGGTCGAGTGGGGGCTTCCGGCTAGCCCCCACACCAAGGTCTGCCACACGATCGACGAGGTGGCCGACTTCGTCGCCTACTTCGGCGAGCACCGGCACGACATCGAGCACGAGCTGGACGGCATCGTGGTCAAGGTCGATGAGCTCGCGCTGCACTATGAGCTCGGAATGACGAGTCGCGCACCGCGCTGGGCGATCGCCTACAAGTATCCGCCCGAAGAGGTGCAGACCACGCTGCTCGACATCGTCGTCTCCGTGGGGCGCACCGGACGCGCGACGCCGTTCGCCGTGATGGCACCCGCGCACGTCGCAGGCAGCGTCGTCCGTCAGGCCACGCTCCACAACAAAGACGTGGTGAAGGCTAAGGGCGTGCTGATCGGCGACACAGTCGTGCTGCGCAAGGCTGGGGACGTCATTCCCGAGGTCCTCGGTCCTGTCGTCGAGAAGCGCGACGGCACCGAGCGCGAGTTCGTGATGCCGACCGAGTGCCCGGAGTGCGGCGCGACATTGCGTCCCATGAAAGAGGGTGACATCGACCTGCGCTGCCCGAACGCGCGCTCCTGCCCTGCGCAGGTGCGCGGGCGCGTCGAGCACATCGGATCACGCGGCGCGCTCGATGTCGAGGCGCTCGGAGAGGTCACAGCCGCGGCGTTGACGCAGCCGACGTCCCCCGCTGTTCCGCCGCTCGAAACGGAAGCCGGGCTCTTCGGACTGACTCTGGAGCAGCTTGTGCCGATCGAGCTCTTCGTGCGGGACGCGGAGACGGGTCTTCCGAAGCAGGACGAAGACGGGATCGTCAAGACCCGTGCGCCCTTCCGTCGCAACCCGACCTCCGCCGAGAAGAAGTCGGGGCTCGAAGGCCCCCAGCCGTCGTCTCAAGCGATCACGCTGCTGGCTGAGCTTGAGAAAGCGAAGACCAAGGAGCTCTGGCGCCTGCTGGTCTCGTTGAACATCCGGCACGTGGGCCCGGTCGCCGCGCGTGCACTCGCCCAGTGGTTCGGCTCGCTGGATGCGATCCGTGCCGCATCGCGGGATGAGCTTGCCGCGGTCGAGGGCGTCGGCGGGATCATCGCGGATTCGCTCCTCGACTGGTTCGAGGTCGACTGGCACCAGGAGATCATCCAGAAGTGGGCGGATGCCGGCGTGCAGTGGGCCACGCCCGGTCATCCCGGGCCTGGTGCCGCAACCGCTGAAGGCGGTGTGCTCGACGGCCTCACCGTCGTCGCAACTGGCTCGCTCGACGGCTACACCCGCGAGGGTGCGCAGGAGGCCATCATCAAGGCCGGCGGCAAAGCGGCATCCAGTGTCTCGAAGAAGACAGATTTCGTCGCCGCTGGTCCCGGCGCGGGATCGAAGCTCGCGAAGGCCGAAGAGCTGGGGGTCCGGATCCTCGACGCCGCCCAGTTCCACGTGCTCGTCACCGAAGGGCCCGACGCGCTGGATGCCTGA
- a CDS encoding aminoglycoside phosphotransferase family protein, with protein MTTHTHELTFTATEARKRYRTWSDREPDREWACLTVLAEHAPGLAPRPLRRGRLDGAPTIVMERLAGEPLGATPLNGAQTTSLGRALRRLYSVPLSAAQALDLGERRLGPSSLRTELRQWATGPYDLKECQHPQLVERALRASRQWLADTPQVPAQLSVLGIADLNPANVLWDGSVCRLVDFEDGGLSEPAFELADHVEHLAGRDVYDADTLVEAVGLTKDEKERFAHWRCHWAIFWLLMLLPGNSGFLRNPPGTTEAQAERVLRMLADEPGQTPAGTAETV; from the coding sequence GTGACGACCCACACCCACGAGCTGACGTTCACTGCGACCGAGGCGCGCAAGCGATACCGCACGTGGTCTGATCGGGAGCCCGACCGTGAGTGGGCCTGTCTGACGGTTCTCGCGGAGCATGCGCCGGGTCTCGCGCCCCGCCCTCTGCGCCGCGGGAGGCTCGACGGCGCACCCACGATCGTCATGGAGCGACTCGCCGGCGAACCCCTGGGGGCCACTCCCCTGAACGGCGCGCAGACGACAAGCCTGGGGCGCGCACTGCGACGACTGTACAGCGTGCCACTGTCCGCCGCGCAGGCGCTCGACCTGGGAGAACGCCGCCTCGGCCCCTCCTCACTCAGGACCGAGCTGCGCCAGTGGGCGACCGGCCCCTACGATCTCAAGGAATGCCAGCACCCGCAACTGGTCGAGCGTGCACTGCGCGCCTCACGACAGTGGCTGGCAGACACACCCCAGGTCCCCGCACAGCTGTCCGTCCTCGGCATCGCAGATCTCAACCCCGCGAATGTTCTCTGGGACGGCAGCGTCTGTCGTCTCGTCGACTTCGAGGACGGCGGCCTGTCCGAACCCGCGTTCGAGCTCGCCGACCATGTCGAGCACCTCGCAGGTCGCGATGTCTACGACGCGGACACCCTCGTCGAGGCTGTCGGACTCACGAAGGACGAGAAGGAGCGCTTCGCCCATTGGCGGTGCCATTGGGCGATCTTCTGGCTCCTCATGCTGCTGCCAGGTAACAGCGGCTTCCTGCGAAATCCCCCGGGTACAACCGAAGCGCAGGCCGAACGGGTGCTGCGGATGCTCGCCGACGAACCGGGTCAGACGCCGGCGGGGACCGCCGAGACCGTGTGA
- the mnmA gene encoding tRNA 2-thiouridine(34) synthase MnmA: MRILAAMSGGVDSAVATARAVEAGHEVVGVHLALSRAGGTLRTGSRGCCTIEDAMDARRAADLLGIPFYVWDFSERFRDDVIEDFISEYKAGRTPNPCLRCNEKIKFAALLERAIELGFDAVCTGHYATLVNGEGGLELHRASDAAKDQSYVLGVLNADQLAHTYFPLGATPSKALVRAEAEARGLSVAQKPDSHDICFIPDGDTRGWLAEKVGAEQGEIVDRTGAVVGTHEGAHAFTVGQRRGLKLGIPADDGKPRFVLEVRPVSNTVVVGPKEALAIAEISGERFSWAGPAPTESEFACHVQIRAHAEPVPAVASVTETGVRVIPEAPLDGVAPGQSAVIYVGTRVLGQFTIDHTVSAVPAGV, from the coding sequence ATGCGAATTCTGGCGGCGATGAGCGGTGGCGTGGACTCCGCCGTGGCGACGGCACGTGCGGTCGAGGCGGGGCACGAGGTCGTCGGCGTGCACCTCGCGCTCTCGCGAGCGGGCGGCACGCTGCGCACCGGCAGCCGTGGCTGCTGCACGATCGAAGATGCGATGGATGCTCGTCGCGCGGCTGATCTGCTCGGCATCCCGTTCTACGTCTGGGACTTCTCGGAGCGCTTCCGCGACGACGTCATCGAAGACTTCATCTCCGAGTACAAAGCCGGTCGCACGCCGAACCCCTGCCTGCGCTGCAACGAGAAGATCAAGTTCGCGGCTCTCCTGGAGCGGGCGATCGAGCTCGGATTCGATGCCGTCTGCACCGGCCACTACGCCACACTCGTGAACGGCGAGGGCGGCCTCGAGCTGCACCGCGCCTCCGACGCGGCGAAGGACCAGTCCTACGTGCTGGGCGTCCTCAACGCAGACCAGCTCGCACACACCTACTTCCCGCTCGGTGCCACGCCCTCCAAGGCGCTTGTGCGCGCCGAGGCGGAGGCGCGCGGTCTGAGCGTCGCCCAGAAGCCCGACAGTCACGACATCTGCTTCATTCCCGACGGAGACACCCGCGGGTGGCTGGCGGAGAAGGTCGGTGCGGAGCAGGGCGAGATCGTGGATCGCACGGGCGCGGTCGTGGGCACACACGAGGGCGCGCACGCGTTTACGGTGGGGCAGCGTCGCGGACTCAAGCTCGGCATCCCGGCGGACGACGGCAAGCCGCGCTTCGTGCTCGAGGTGCGTCCCGTGTCGAACACCGTCGTCGTCGGGCCCAAGGAAGCCCTCGCGATCGCGGAGATCTCGGGGGAGCGGTTCTCCTGGGCTGGTCCCGCCCCGACGGAGAGCGAGTTCGCCTGCCATGTGCAGATCCGCGCACACGCGGAGCCCGTTCCTGCGGTCGCCTCCGTGACGGAGACGGGAGTCCGGGTGATTCCGGAGGCGCCGCTGGACGGCGTGGCTCCTGGGCAGTCGGCCGTGATCTACGTCGGCACGCGCGTGCTGGGGCAGTTCACGATCGATCACACGGTCTCGGCGGTCCCCGCCGGCGTCTGA
- a CDS encoding cysteine desulfurase family protein has protein sequence MTIYLDHAATTPLRPGAANAWLEAQAIVGNASSTHGAGQAVRRLLEESRERIAAVLDCEPIEVVFTSGGTEAINLALTGLWRQRAEGRDAIVMPDGEHHATLDTVIALAATGSQVRSVPLDLEGHIRVDAFAEALPGAAFATALLANNEVGTVNDAGGLSRSAAENDVPFHLDAVAAFGHLPVSFRELRGAAPGGVGLVALSVAGHKIGAPVGTGALVVARSARLAPLLHGGGQQRGLRPGTQDVAGAASFAVAAEEAEAERELEAARLAALRTALADGIRARIPQVELLGDPEHRIPGNVHLLFPGAVSESLLFLLDQSGISASAGSACQAGVAEPSHVVQALGRSEADARSVVRFTLGYTSTADDIERVLAVIADAYARASGSRTGSRS, from the coding sequence GTGACCATCTACCTCGACCACGCGGCAACGACACCGCTCCGGCCCGGCGCGGCGAACGCCTGGCTGGAGGCGCAGGCGATCGTCGGGAACGCCTCGTCGACGCACGGTGCGGGGCAGGCCGTGCGCCGCCTGCTGGAAGAGTCTCGCGAGCGCATCGCCGCCGTGCTCGACTGCGAGCCGATCGAAGTCGTCTTCACTTCGGGGGGAACCGAGGCGATCAACCTTGCGCTCACGGGCCTCTGGCGACAGCGCGCAGAGGGACGCGACGCGATCGTGATGCCGGATGGCGAGCATCACGCCACACTCGACACGGTGATAGCGCTCGCCGCGACGGGTTCGCAGGTTCGCTCCGTTCCGCTGGATCTCGAGGGACACATTCGCGTTGACGCCTTCGCTGAGGCACTGCCCGGTGCGGCCTTCGCAACGGCGCTGCTCGCGAACAACGAGGTCGGCACCGTCAACGATGCGGGCGGGCTCAGTCGCTCGGCCGCCGAGAACGATGTGCCTTTCCACCTGGATGCCGTCGCCGCCTTCGGACACCTGCCGGTGTCGTTCCGAGAGTTGCGCGGTGCAGCGCCCGGGGGAGTGGGCCTCGTGGCGCTGAGTGTCGCCGGACACAAGATCGGCGCCCCGGTCGGCACGGGTGCGCTCGTCGTCGCGCGCAGTGCGCGGCTCGCACCGCTCCTGCACGGTGGCGGCCAGCAGCGCGGGCTGCGGCCCGGAACTCAGGATGTCGCCGGTGCTGCGTCCTTCGCCGTGGCCGCAGAAGAGGCCGAGGCCGAGCGTGAACTGGAGGCCGCACGACTCGCTGCCCTGCGAACAGCGTTGGCCGATGGCATCCGCGCGCGCATTCCTCAGGTCGAACTGCTGGGAGATCCCGAGCACCGGATCCCGGGCAACGTGCATCTTCTTTTTCCCGGCGCCGTGAGTGAGAGCCTGCTCTTCCTGCTCGATCAGTCGGGCATCTCGGCATCTGCAGGATCGGCCTGTCAGGCGGGGGTGGCGGAGCCATCGCACGTCGTGCAGGCACTGGGTCGGTCGGAAGCGGATGCCCGAAGCGTCGTGCGCTTCACGCTGGGGTACACGTCGACGGCGGACGATATCGAGCGCGTGCTCGCGGTGATCGCGGATGCCTATGCCCGCGCATCCGGGTCCCGCACGGGTTCACGCTCGTAG